One window of the Oceanispirochaeta sp. genome contains the following:
- the speA gene encoding biosynthetic arginine decarboxylase, giving the protein MKNEDILNRWSVEKSAELYGIKDWGNGYFHISDSGDVKITAPVNGKTVSVNIMNIIKGIEDRSMTMPVLLRIENLLDSQITRLNESFRSNIKKFGYQGEYKGVFPIKVNQQQQVIEEVTRFGERYNHGLEAGSKAELIAALGMIKNTETLLICNGYKDEEFIDLGLNAIQMGYQCFFVIEMPGELDLIIKRSKALGVKPLLGVRLKLSSQAGGHWTESGGDRSIFGLNTTQIIDVIDELKKQNMLDSLKLVHYHLGSQIPNIRDIRRAITEACRYYTDIYKEGAPLAHLDLGGGLAVDYDGSQTNYVHSRNYTLDEYTADIIEVVMATLDEQDIPHPTLTTESGRSVVAYYSILLFNILDTTRNDTNPLPETLPEETHELIQNLFDVKNVLKIRNLQESCNDAVYYRDEVRQLFRHGQINLRDLSMAETIFLKILRDVSVLMKKVKRIPPDLEGLDIALSDIYYGNFSVFQSLPDAWAIDQIFPIMPIHRLKEKPSRECILADITCDCDGKIDRFTDIHDEKKTLSVHELLQDEEYFMGAFLVGAYQETLGDLHNLLGDTNVVSIRIKDEDEFDIVRELEGDSIADVLSYVEYNPRQLQELFRQKAEEAVRNGRITARDRRRIVESYEESLRGYTYFER; this is encoded by the coding sequence ATGAAGAATGAAGACATTCTTAACCGTTGGTCCGTTGAAAAGAGTGCAGAGCTCTATGGTATTAAGGACTGGGGAAACGGCTATTTTCATATATCTGATTCCGGAGATGTGAAAATAACAGCCCCGGTCAACGGAAAAACGGTTTCTGTCAACATCATGAACATCATCAAAGGGATCGAAGACCGGAGCATGACAATGCCTGTCCTTCTGCGGATAGAAAATCTCCTGGATAGTCAGATTACCCGTTTGAATGAAAGCTTCAGAAGCAATATCAAAAAATTCGGATATCAAGGTGAATATAAAGGGGTTTTCCCCATCAAGGTAAACCAGCAGCAGCAGGTCATTGAAGAGGTAACCCGCTTCGGAGAACGCTACAATCACGGACTGGAAGCCGGCAGCAAGGCCGAACTGATTGCCGCCCTGGGTATGATTAAAAACACCGAAACCCTTTTAATCTGCAACGGATACAAGGATGAAGAGTTTATTGATTTAGGGCTGAATGCCATACAGATGGGTTATCAGTGCTTTTTTGTCATTGAAATGCCGGGAGAACTGGATCTTATTATAAAACGATCAAAGGCACTGGGTGTAAAACCACTCCTGGGTGTCCGATTGAAACTGTCCAGTCAGGCAGGGGGTCATTGGACGGAATCCGGAGGAGACAGAAGTATATTCGGATTGAATACGACCCAGATTATAGATGTCATCGACGAACTCAAGAAACAGAATATGCTGGACAGCTTGAAGCTGGTTCATTATCACCTGGGAAGCCAGATACCCAATATCCGTGATATCCGGAGAGCCATTACCGAAGCCTGCCGCTATTATACTGATATTTACAAGGAAGGCGCTCCACTGGCGCATCTTGACCTCGGCGGAGGTCTGGCTGTTGACTATGACGGCTCTCAGACGAACTATGTCCACAGCCGGAATTATACCCTGGATGAATATACGGCAGATATCATAGAGGTGGTCATGGCCACTCTGGATGAACAGGATATTCCTCATCCTACCCTGACGACTGAATCCGGCCGGTCGGTTGTTGCCTACTACTCCATTCTACTCTTTAACATCCTGGACACAACCCGCAACGATACCAATCCCCTGCCCGAAACTCTTCCAGAGGAGACTCATGAACTGATCCAGAATCTTTTTGATGTAAAGAATGTCCTGAAGATCCGGAATCTCCAGGAAAGCTGTAACGATGCGGTCTATTACAGGGACGAAGTCCGTCAGCTCTTCCGGCATGGACAGATCAACCTGAGAGATCTCAGTATGGCTGAAACAATCTTTTTAAAGATCCTCCGGGATGTCTCTGTCCTGATGAAAAAGGTAAAGAGAATTCCCCCCGATCTGGAAGGACTGGACATAGCCCTCTCAGACATTTATTACGGGAATTTCAGTGTTTTTCAGTCCCTTCCCGATGCCTGGGCTATCGATCAGATATTCCCCATCATGCCGATTCACCGTCTGAAAGAAAAACCCTCCAGAGAGTGTATACTGGCTGATATAACCTGTGACTGTGACGGCAAAATTGACCGGTTTACAGACATTCATGATGAAAAGAAAACTTTGTCTGTTCATGAACTTCTCCAGGATGAAGAATATTTTATGGGTGCCTTCCTTGTGGGAGCTTATCAGGAGACCCTGGGAGATCTTCATAATCTGCTGGGAGATACCAATGTGGTCTCTATCCGCATCAAAGATGAGGATGAGTTTGATATTGTCCGGGAGCTGGAGGGAGATTCAATCGCGGATGTTCTTTCCTATGTGGAATACAATCCAAGGCAGCTGCAGGAGCTGTTCCGTCAGAAGGCGGAGGAAGCCGTCCGGAATGGAAGGATCACAGCTAGGGACCGCCGGAGAATTGTCGAGAGCTATGAAGAGAGTCTGAGAGGTTATACATATTTTGAGAGGTAA
- a CDS encoding chalcone isomerase family protein, translating into MKKIITLLLFSLTLPVFSAPVLSGVKLMDQVSYNGKNYELSGAGIRKKLFLKLYVGSLYTEKAISSESEVLSGSVASVIQLDIISKLITSELMAETIEEGFAKAMGGDTSSLQGKINDFQAVFKDEIVKGDQFTFISLPGMGVVAYKGKKELITIKDDRFRKVLFTIWLGDDPADANLKKGMLNQ; encoded by the coding sequence ATGAAAAAAATAATAACTTTACTGCTCTTCTCTTTGACTCTCCCGGTTTTCAGTGCTCCCGTTCTTTCAGGAGTCAAACTGATGGATCAAGTCTCCTACAATGGAAAAAATTATGAACTCAGCGGAGCTGGTATACGTAAAAAACTTTTCTTAAAGCTGTACGTCGGTTCTTTGTATACGGAGAAAGCCATTTCCAGTGAATCTGAGGTTTTGAGCGGATCTGTCGCTTCGGTCATTCAGCTGGACATTATTTCCAAACTTATAACCAGTGAGCTTATGGCAGAAACGATTGAAGAGGGCTTTGCAAAGGCCATGGGTGGAGATACTTCATCCCTCCAGGGGAAAATCAACGATTTCCAGGCTGTATTCAAGGACGAGATTGTCAAGGGAGATCAGTTTACCTTTATCAGTCTGCCAGGGATGGGAGTCGTCGCCTATAAGGGGAAAAAAGAGCTCATCACCATCAAGGATGACCGCTTCCGGAAAGTTTTATTCACAATCTGGCTGGGTGATGACCCGGCCGATGCCAATCTAAAAAAGGGTATGCTGAATCAATAG